A genomic stretch from Gemmatimonadaceae bacterium includes:
- a CDS encoding fatty acid--CoA ligase family protein — MRILEELGRRNAGNHEPFLIGPGGSLAFDDIAGAAAQPGVDLAAIPRGAVVALVGDFDGPTIATMLELLDRGVILMPLTEGTSADHEYFFETGRAEWIIRGGRLEHRGGQSAAAHRLIEELRRSGHPGIVFFSSGTTGRPKAILHDFDNFLERYAVPRAPLRALNFLLFDHAGGINTMLHTLFNKGVVIVPSERTPETIAAEMVKHRVELLPATPTFLRMMLLTGVFDAMKFPDLRVITYGTERMDQGTLDRLAAKLPAVDLRQTYGLSELGVFQVKSKARDSLWMRIGGTGIETRIVEGVLQMRSANRMLGYLNAPSPFVDGWYDTGDIVEQDGEFIKVVGRAKEIVNVGGLKILPGEVERVALLHPDVLRAKAVGVPNPITGQHIEVTVEPRDGASLDRRAIMAHFRTHLQKQLSPHRVIIGKVAVSHRFKQK, encoded by the coding sequence GTGCGCATCCTCGAGGAGCTCGGCAGACGGAACGCCGGGAACCACGAGCCCTTCCTGATCGGCCCGGGCGGCAGTCTCGCCTTCGATGACATCGCCGGAGCGGCCGCGCAGCCGGGAGTGGATCTCGCGGCCATTCCACGGGGCGCGGTGGTGGCGCTTGTCGGCGACTTCGACGGCCCCACGATCGCGACGATGCTGGAGCTGCTCGACCGCGGCGTGATCCTGATGCCTCTCACTGAGGGGACGAGCGCCGACCATGAGTATTTCTTCGAGACCGGTCGCGCCGAGTGGATCATTCGCGGTGGCCGCCTGGAGCACCGCGGGGGGCAGTCCGCCGCAGCGCATCGGCTGATCGAGGAGCTCCGCCGCAGCGGGCACCCCGGCATTGTCTTCTTCTCGTCGGGAACCACCGGTCGCCCCAAAGCGATCCTCCACGACTTTGACAATTTTCTCGAGCGCTACGCCGTTCCGCGCGCTCCGCTCCGCGCGCTCAATTTCCTTCTGTTCGATCACGCCGGCGGCATCAACACGATGCTGCACACGCTGTTCAACAAGGGCGTGGTGATTGTTCCCTCCGAGCGCACGCCGGAGACGATCGCCGCGGAAATGGTGAAGCATCGCGTAGAGCTGCTGCCGGCGACGCCGACATTTCTTCGCATGATGCTGCTCACGGGCGTGTTCGACGCGATGAAGTTCCCCGATCTCCGCGTCATCACCTACGGAACCGAACGGATGGACCAGGGGACACTCGACCGCCTCGCCGCGAAGCTGCCCGCGGTGGATCTCAGGCAGACGTACGGTCTCTCCGAGCTTGGCGTGTTCCAGGTCAAGTCGAAGGCGCGCGACAGTCTGTGGATGCGGATCGGCGGGACGGGGATCGAGACGCGGATCGTGGAGGGCGTGCTCCAAATGCGATCGGCCAACCGGATGCTTGGCTATCTCAACGCGCCGTCACCGTTCGTTGACGGATGGTACGACACGGGCGACATCGTCGAGCAGGACGGTGAGTTCATCAAGGTCGTCGGACGCGCGAAGGAGATAGTAAACGTCGGCGGGCTCAAGATCCTGCCCGGTGAAGTCGAGCGTGTGGCGCTGCTGCATCCCGACGTTCTGCGCGCCAAGGCGGTGGGCGTGCCGAACCCGATCACGGGCCAGCATATCGAAGTCACCGTCGAGCCGCGCGATGGCGCGTCGCTCGATCGCCGCGCCATCATGGCTCACTTTCGCACGCACCTTCAGAAGCAGCTCTCGCCTCACCGGGTCATCATTGGCAAAGTTGCGGTGAGCCACCGGTTCAAGCAGAAGTGA
- a CDS encoding AAC(3) family N-acetyltransferase codes for MASFIGELIGSMGSGPVFVHSDPFRTTRLVEPVRDREAYLDSHIAVLRDAAGDRALWLPSFNYDFPKTHVFDVVANESQLGPIPERFRTHAAEWRTPIPMFSVAGLGAAPSPAWGPDTDPFGGDSIFADLMRRDGVVLYYGDTFHYNTIVHFAERVAGGPVYRYDKVFPGKVVMGDGTVVEGSLDYHVRPLGTGLDYDWPRLLDEAIDAGVCRRVEGHPEVLAASARALTELWLAELRADPFALLDEKTRKWVEPAIEELGRRFDIGDFESPEPLWRPA; via the coding sequence GTGGCATCGTTTATCGGCGAGCTGATCGGCTCCATGGGAAGCGGCCCGGTGTTCGTGCATTCGGATCCGTTCCGCACCACCCGCCTCGTTGAGCCAGTGCGCGACCGCGAAGCGTATCTTGATTCCCACATTGCCGTTCTTCGCGATGCCGCCGGCGATCGCGCGTTGTGGCTGCCGTCGTTCAACTACGATTTCCCGAAGACGCACGTATTCGACGTCGTCGCCAACGAATCGCAGCTCGGGCCGATCCCCGAGCGCTTTCGCACGCACGCGGCGGAGTGGCGGACCCCGATCCCGATGTTCTCGGTCGCCGGCCTCGGCGCCGCTCCATCGCCGGCGTGGGGGCCGGACACCGACCCGTTCGGCGGAGACTCGATCTTTGCGGATCTCATGCGGCGTGATGGCGTGGTGCTGTACTACGGAGACACATTCCATTACAACACGATCGTGCATTTCGCCGAGCGTGTCGCGGGCGGGCCGGTGTACCGCTATGACAAGGTTTTCCCGGGGAAGGTCGTGATGGGCGACGGCACAGTGGTGGAGGGCTCGCTCGACTACCATGTGAGACCGCTCGGCACCGGTCTCGACTACGATTGGCCGCGACTGCTTGACGAGGCGATCGACGCCGGTGTGTGCCGGCGCGTGGAAGGGCATCCCGAGGTTCTCGCCGCTTCTGCGCGCGCGCTGACCGAGCTGTGGCTCGCGGAGCTGCGCGCCGATCCGTTCGCGTTGCTCGACGAGAAGACGAGGAAGTGGGTGGAGCCGGCAATAGAGGAGCTGGGCCGCCGCTTCGATATCGGCGACTTCGAGTCGCCCGAGCCACTGTGGAGGCCGGCATGA
- a CDS encoding SDR family oxidoreductase, with amino-acid sequence MDTVIVTGASRGLGRFCADQLHSRGYRVVGVGRTPAADAAFEMRAADVSDPASIAAALGDLRRDKSVFALINCAGIASMNLVVTTPPETVRRIVETNLLGTIFCCQQVAPALIKRGSGRIVNFSTLGVPLAIKGEAIYVASKAGVEGFTRAFAREMAPHGVTVNAIAPGPIDTALIAKVPKDKVEAVVRQQIIPRQGTPEDVWNILSLLLSDESSMISGQIMHVGGA; translated from the coding sequence ATGGACACCGTCATCGTCACCGGTGCGTCGCGCGGGCTCGGTCGCTTCTGCGCCGACCAGCTGCACTCCCGCGGCTACCGCGTGGTCGGCGTCGGCCGGACGCCGGCAGCCGACGCGGCCTTCGAGATGCGCGCCGCCGACGTCTCGGATCCCGCATCCATCGCTGCCGCGCTCGGCGATCTTCGGCGCGACAAAAGCGTATTCGCGTTGATCAATTGCGCCGGGATCGCGTCCATGAATCTCGTCGTGACGACGCCGCCGGAGACCGTGAGACGGATTGTCGAGACAAACCTTCTCGGCACCATCTTCTGTTGCCAGCAGGTCGCACCCGCGCTCATCAAGCGCGGATCGGGACGCATCGTCAACTTTTCCACACTTGGCGTGCCGCTCGCCATCAAGGGTGAAGCGATCTACGTCGCGTCCAAGGCGGGGGTCGAGGGATTCACGCGCGCGTTCGCCCGTGAGATGGCGCCGCACGGAGTGACGGTCAATGCCATTGCCCCCGGCCCCATAGATACGGCGCTCATCGCGAAGGTCCCGAAGGACAAGGTCGAAGCAGTGGTCCGCCAGCAGATCATCCCGCGCCAGGGCACACCCGAAGACGTGTGGAACATCCTCTCGCTCCTGCTCTCGGACGAGAGCTCGATGATCAGCGGACAGATCATGCACGTCGGCGGCGCGTAG
- a CDS encoding DUF4910 domain-containing protein, protein MTGREMHAWASDLFPICRSLTGNGVRETLAYLKKIVPALTVHEVRSGTQAFDWTVPDEWNIRGAYIEDERGNRVIDFAASNLHVVGYSTPVDKWLTLAELQLHLHSLPEQPDAIPYVTSYYTKRWGFCLAHAQREALPEGKYHAVIDSTLEHGSLTYGEVLIPGREKKEVLLSTYICHPSMANNELSGPVVTTALARWLASLPERRFSYRIVFVPETIGAIVYISRHLADLRERVVAGYVVTCVGDDRAYSLLRSRAGNTLADRAAKLVLRRHAPDHVEYSFLDRRSDERQYCSPGVDLPVASIMRTRYNSYPEYHTSLDDLKLVTPSGLEGGFEAIRKTIELIEHNHVYRATTPCEPQLGKRGLYPTLSTRGAGYAVRAMTNVLAYADGTRDLVDLAEYIGVGADEAVETAEKLAEVGLLAVVDD, encoded by the coding sequence ATGACGGGGCGCGAGATGCATGCGTGGGCATCGGATCTGTTCCCGATCTGCCGCAGTCTCACGGGCAACGGTGTTCGCGAAACGCTGGCCTATTTGAAGAAGATCGTCCCCGCCCTGACCGTGCACGAGGTTCGGTCGGGAACACAGGCATTTGACTGGACGGTGCCGGACGAGTGGAACATTCGCGGCGCGTACATCGAGGACGAGCGCGGCAATCGCGTGATCGATTTCGCCGCGAGCAATCTGCACGTCGTCGGATACTCGACGCCGGTGGACAAGTGGCTGACGCTTGCCGAGTTGCAGCTGCACCTGCATTCGCTCCCCGAGCAGCCGGATGCGATTCCGTACGTCACTTCGTATTACACGAAGCGCTGGGGGTTCTGCCTTGCCCACGCGCAGCGCGAAGCGCTTCCGGAAGGGAAGTACCACGCGGTGATAGACAGCACTCTCGAGCACGGCTCTCTCACGTACGGAGAGGTGCTGATTCCCGGGCGCGAGAAGAAGGAAGTCCTGCTGTCCACCTATATCTGCCATCCGTCCATGGCGAACAACGAGCTGTCGGGCCCGGTCGTGACGACGGCTCTCGCGCGGTGGCTCGCGTCGCTCCCGGAGCGGCGCTTCAGCTATCGCATCGTGTTCGTGCCCGAGACGATCGGCGCGATAGTGTACATCAGCCGTCACCTCGCCGATCTGAGGGAAAGGGTCGTGGCAGGCTACGTCGTGACGTGCGTGGGGGATGACCGCGCGTACTCCCTGCTGAGGTCGCGCGCCGGGAACACGCTCGCCGACCGGGCGGCGAAGCTCGTTCTCAGGCGTCACGCTCCGGATCACGTCGAGTATTCGTTTCTCGACCGCAGGAGCGATGAGCGGCAGTACTGCAGCCCCGGTGTGGACCTGCCGGTCGCGTCCATCATGCGCACGCGGTACAACAGCTATCCCGAGTATCACACGTCGCTCGACGATCTGAAGCTCGTCACGCCGTCAGGGCTCGAGGGAGGCTTCGAGGCGATCCGGAAGACGATCGAGCTGATCGAGCACAATCACGTCTATCGCGCGACGACCCCGTGCGAGCCGCAGCTCGGAAAGCGCGGCCTCTATCCCACGCTCAGCACGCGCGGCGCGGGTTACGCGGTGCGCGCGATGACGAATGTTCTCGCGTACGCCGACGGGACACGCGACCTGGTGGATCTCGCGGAGTACATTGGCGTGGGCGCTGACGAAGCGGTCGAGACGGCGGAGAAACTGGCCGAGGTCGGCCTGCTCGCGGTCGTGGATGACTGA